From a single Phocoena sinus isolate mPhoSin1 chromosome 1, mPhoSin1.pri, whole genome shotgun sequence genomic region:
- the SF3B4 gene encoding splicing factor 3B subunit 4, which translates to MAAGPISERNQDATVYVGGLDEKVSEPLLWELFLQAGPVVNTHMPKDRVTGQHQGYGFVEFLSEEDADYAIKIMNMIKLYGKPIRVNKASAHNKNLDVGANIFIGNLDPEIDEKLLYDTFSAFGVILQTPKIMRDPDTGNSKGYAFINFASFDASDAAIEAMNGQYLCNRPITVSYAFKKDSKGERHGSAAERLLAAQNPLSQADRPHQLFADAPPPPSAPNPVVSSLGSGLPPPGMPPPGSFPPPVPPPGALPPGIPPAMPPPPMPPGAGGHGPPSAGTPGAGHPGHGHSHPHPFPPGGMPHPGMSQMQLAHHGPHGLGHPHAGPPGSGGQPPPRPPPGMPHPGPPPMGMPPRGPPFGSPMGHPGPMPPHGMRGPPPLMPPHGYTGPPRPPPYGYQRGPLPPPRPTPRPPVPPRGPLRGPLPQ; encoded by the exons ATGGCGGCCGGGCCGATCTCCGAGCGGAACCAGG ATGCCACTGTGTATGTGGGGGGCCTCGATGAGAAGGTTAGCGAACCGCTGCTGTGGGAGCTATTTCTCCAGGCAGGGCCAGTAGTCAACACCCACATGCCAAAGGATAGAGTCACTGGTCAGCACCAAG GCTATGGCTTTGTGGAATTCTTGAGTGAGGAAGATGCTGACTATGCCATTAAGATCATGAACATGATCAAACTCTATGGGAAACCAATACGGGTGAACAAGGCATCAGCTCACAACAAAAACCTGGATGTGGGGGCCAACATTTTCATTGGGAACCTGGACCCAGAGATCGATGAGAAGTTGCTTTATGATACTTTCAGCGCCTTTGGGGTCATCTTACAAACCCCCAAGATTATGCGGGACCCTGACACAGGCAACTCCAAAGGTTATGCCTTTATTAACTTCGCTTCGTTTGATGCTTCGGATGCAGCGATTGAGGCCATGAATGGGCAGTACCTCTGTAACCGCCCAATCACCGTGTCCTATGCTTTCAAGAAGGACTCCAAAGGTGAACGCCATGGCTCAGCCGCTGAACGACTTCTGGCAGCACAGAACCCACTCTCCCAGGCTGACCGCCCTCATCAGCTGTTTGCAGATGCACCCCCTCCACCCTCTGCTCCGAATCCTGTGGTATCATCACTGGGGTCTGGGCTTCCTCCACCAg GCATGCCTCCTCCTGGCTCCTTCCCACCACCAGTACCGCCTCCTGGAGCCCTTCCACCTGGGATACCCCCAGCCATGCCCCCACCACCTATGCCTCCTGGAGCTGGAGGACATGGCCCCCCATCAGCAGGAACCCCAGGGGCTGGACATCCTGGACATGGACACTCACATCCTCACCCATTCCCACCGGGTGGGATGCCCCATCCAG GGATGTCTCAGATGCAGCTGGCCCACCATGGCCCTCATGGCTTAGGACACCCCCATGCTGGGCCCCCTGGCTCTGGGGGGCAGCCACCACCCCGACCACCACCTGGAATGCCTCATCCTGGACCTCCTCCAATGGGCATGCCCCCCCGAGGGCCTCCGTTCGGCTCTCCCATGG GTCACCCAGGTCCTATGCCTCCGCATGGTATGCGTGGACCTCCTCCACTGATGCCCCCTCATGGATACACTGGCCCTCCACGACCTCCACCCTACGGCTACCAGCGggggcccctccctccacccagacCCACTCCCCGGCCTCCAGTTCCCCCTCGAGGCCCACTTCGAGGCCCTCTCCCTCAGTGA
- the MTMR11 gene encoding myotubularin-related protein 11 isoform X3, whose protein sequence is MWWGGRGQSFNVTPQKEEPEMGLSGPKSVQGSGMPEPRSHQLGSCLASGCLPVNGLSRVQLLRPGSLLKFIPEEILIHGQDFRLLRVGFEAGGLEPQAFQVTMAIVQARAQNSQAQQYAGITLSKAGQSSGSRKPPIPLLETSEDWEIERKKQGARGWRVSTVNERFDVATSLPRYFWVPNRTLDSEVRRAFGHFHQSRGPRLSWHHPGGSDLLRSGGFYTASDPNKDDIRVVESMLQAGHSDVVLVDTMDELPSLADVQLAHLRLRALCLPDSPVAEDKWLSALDGTRWLDYVRSCLRKASDISVLVTSRVRSVVLQERGDRDFNGLLSSLVQLLSAPEARTLLGFQSLVQREWVAAGHPFLTRLGGTGASEEAPVFLLFLDCVWQLLQQSPAEFEFSEFFLLALHDSVRVPDTLTFLRDTPWERGKQSGQFNTYTQVYTAGYTQPPAGNSVNPQLSVWDWDLRYSKEQILQFHNLGYDPEHCPDSWLPRQQPSFMVPGPPSSVWLFSRGALTPLNQLCPWRDSPSLLAVSSRWLPRPAISSESLADQEWGLPAHWGACPLPPGLLLPGYLGPQIRLWRRCYLRGRPEVQMGLSAPTISGLQAELAHLQELLRKWTPRISPEDHSKKRNPNTIMSQSR, encoded by the exons TGAATGGCCTGTCCCGAGTCCAGCTCCTCCGTCCAGGGTCCCTGCTTAAATTTATCCCTGAGGAGATTCTGATTCATGGCCAAGACTTCCGGCTACTCAGAGTTGGTTTTGAGGCTGGAGGACTAGAGCCACAGGCCTTTCAG GTGACCATGGCCATTGTCCAAGCCAGAGCTCAGAACAGTCAAGCCCAACAGTATGCAGGGATAACCCTGAGCAAGGCTG GCCAGAGTTCTGGTTCCAGAAAACCACCTATTCCCCTCTTGGAGACATCAGAAGACTGGGAGATTGAGCGGAAAAAGCagggggccaggggctggagggtcaGCACTGTCAACGAGAGGTTCGACGTAGCCACCAG CCTCCCCCGTTACTTCTGGGTCCCTAACCGAACTCTGGACAGTGAGGTCAGGAGAGCATTTGGCCACTTCCATCAGAGCCGTGGACCG CGCCTGTCCTGGCATCACCCTGGGGGTAGTGATCTTCTCCGCTCTGGTGGCTTCTATACAGCCAGTGACCCCAACAAGGATGATATCAG AGTAGTGGAGTCGATGCTCCAGGCTGGGCATTCAGACGTTGTCCTGGTAGACACTATGGATGAGCTCCCCAGTCTTGCAGACGTCCAACTTGCCCACCTGAGGCTGAGGGCCCTCTGCCTACCTG ATTCACCTGTGGCTGAGGATAAATGGCTCTCAGCTCTGGATGGAACACGATGGTTGGACTACGTCAG GTCTTGTCTTCGAAAGGCCAGTGACATCTCAGTCTTAGTGACATCCAGGGTTCGCTCTGTAGTACTTCAAG AGCGCGGTGATCGTGATTTCAATGGCCTCCTCTCTTCACTCGTCCAGCTGCTTTCAGCCCCTGAAGCCCGGACACTGCTTGGCTTCCAATCACTAGTGCAGCGAGAGTGGGTGGCAGCTGGACATCCTTTCCTGACCCGACTTGGGGGAACTGGGGCCAGTGAAGAG GCCCCAGTGTTTCTCCTCTTCCTTGATTGCGTCTGGCAGCTCCTCCAGCAGTCTCCAGCTGAGTTTGAATTCTCTGAGTTCTTCCTTCTTGCTCTTCATGACAGCGTCAGGGTTCCTGACACCCTTACATTCTTGAGAGACACTCCCTGGGAGCGTGGAAAGCAGAGTGGACAG TTCAACACCTATACCCAAGTCTATACTGCAGGGTACACCCAGCCCCCAGCTGGGAACTCTGTTAACCCACAGCTATCTGTCTGGGACTGGGACTTACGCTACAGCAAGGAACAGATACTACAGTTCCATAATCTTGGCTATGACCCAGAACACTGCCCAGATTCATGGCTCCCTAGACAGCAG CCAAGCTTCATGGTTCCTGGGCCCCCCAGTTCCGTGTGGCTCTTCTCTAGAGGGGCCCTGACCCCCTTGAATCAGCTCTGTCCTTGGCGGGACAGTCCCTCCCTGCTGGCAGTCTCTTCTCGTTGGCTCCCTCGACCTGCTATCTCCTCTGAAAGCCTGGCTGATCAGGAGTGGGGGCTCCCCGCACATTGGGGAGCTTGCCCTTTACccccagggctgctgctgcctgGATATCTGGGACCCCAAATCAGGCTCTGGAGACGCTGCTACCTGAGGGGAAGGCCTGAGGTCCAG ATGGGACTCTCAGCTCCCACGATCTCTGGCCTTCAGGCTGAGCTAGCCCATCTTCAGGAGTTATTAAGGAAATGGACACCAAGAATATCTCCTGAGGATCACTccaagaaaagaaatccaaataccATTATGTCCCAGTCCCGTTGA
- the MTMR11 gene encoding myotubularin-related protein 11 isoform X2: protein MWWGGRGQSFNVTPQKEEPEMGLSGPKSVQGSGMPEPRSHQLGSCLASGCLPGEQILAWAPGVRKGLEPELPGTLICSNLRVTFQPCGWQRSEETPLSMNGLSRVQLLRPGSLLKFIPEEILIHGQDFRLLRVGFEAGGLEPQAFQVTMAIVQARAQNSQAQQYAGITLSKAGQSSGSRKPPIPLLETSEDWEIERKKQGARGWRVSTVNERFDVATSLPRYFWVPNRTLDSEVRRAFGHFHQSRGPRLSWHHPGGSDLLRSGGFYTASDPNKDDIRVVESMLQAGHSDVVLVDTMDELPSLADVQLAHLRLRALCLPDSPVAEDKWLSALDGTRWLDYVRSCLRKASDISVLVTSRVRSVVLQERGDRDFNGLLSSLVQLLSAPEARTLLGFQSLVQREWVAAGHPFLTRLGGTGASEEAPVFLLFLDCVWQLLQQSPAEFEFSEFFLLALHDSVRVPDTLTFLRDTPWERGKQSGQFNTYTQVYTAGYTQPPAGNSVNPQLSVWDWDLRYSKEQILQFHNLGYDPEHCPDSWLPRQQPSFMVPGPPSSVWLFSRGALTPLNQLCPWRDSPSLLAVSSRWLPRPAISSESLADQEWGLPAHWGACPLPPGLLLPGYLGPQIRLWRRCYLRGRPEVQMGLSAPTISGLQAELAHLQELLRKWTPRISPEDHSKKRNPNTIMSQSR from the exons GGGAGCAGATCCTAGCATGGGCCCCAGGGGTGAGGAAAGGGTTGGAACCTGAACTGCCTGGAACCCTGATCTGCAGCAACCTGAGGGTCACCTTCCAGCCCTGTGGATGGCAGCGGAGTGAG GAGACTCCCCTGAGCA TGAATGGCCTGTCCCGAGTCCAGCTCCTCCGTCCAGGGTCCCTGCTTAAATTTATCCCTGAGGAGATTCTGATTCATGGCCAAGACTTCCGGCTACTCAGAGTTGGTTTTGAGGCTGGAGGACTAGAGCCACAGGCCTTTCAG GTGACCATGGCCATTGTCCAAGCCAGAGCTCAGAACAGTCAAGCCCAACAGTATGCAGGGATAACCCTGAGCAAGGCTG GCCAGAGTTCTGGTTCCAGAAAACCACCTATTCCCCTCTTGGAGACATCAGAAGACTGGGAGATTGAGCGGAAAAAGCagggggccaggggctggagggtcaGCACTGTCAACGAGAGGTTCGACGTAGCCACCAG CCTCCCCCGTTACTTCTGGGTCCCTAACCGAACTCTGGACAGTGAGGTCAGGAGAGCATTTGGCCACTTCCATCAGAGCCGTGGACCG CGCCTGTCCTGGCATCACCCTGGGGGTAGTGATCTTCTCCGCTCTGGTGGCTTCTATACAGCCAGTGACCCCAACAAGGATGATATCAG AGTAGTGGAGTCGATGCTCCAGGCTGGGCATTCAGACGTTGTCCTGGTAGACACTATGGATGAGCTCCCCAGTCTTGCAGACGTCCAACTTGCCCACCTGAGGCTGAGGGCCCTCTGCCTACCTG ATTCACCTGTGGCTGAGGATAAATGGCTCTCAGCTCTGGATGGAACACGATGGTTGGACTACGTCAG GTCTTGTCTTCGAAAGGCCAGTGACATCTCAGTCTTAGTGACATCCAGGGTTCGCTCTGTAGTACTTCAAG AGCGCGGTGATCGTGATTTCAATGGCCTCCTCTCTTCACTCGTCCAGCTGCTTTCAGCCCCTGAAGCCCGGACACTGCTTGGCTTCCAATCACTAGTGCAGCGAGAGTGGGTGGCAGCTGGACATCCTTTCCTGACCCGACTTGGGGGAACTGGGGCCAGTGAAGAG GCCCCAGTGTTTCTCCTCTTCCTTGATTGCGTCTGGCAGCTCCTCCAGCAGTCTCCAGCTGAGTTTGAATTCTCTGAGTTCTTCCTTCTTGCTCTTCATGACAGCGTCAGGGTTCCTGACACCCTTACATTCTTGAGAGACACTCCCTGGGAGCGTGGAAAGCAGAGTGGACAG TTCAACACCTATACCCAAGTCTATACTGCAGGGTACACCCAGCCCCCAGCTGGGAACTCTGTTAACCCACAGCTATCTGTCTGGGACTGGGACTTACGCTACAGCAAGGAACAGATACTACAGTTCCATAATCTTGGCTATGACCCAGAACACTGCCCAGATTCATGGCTCCCTAGACAGCAG CCAAGCTTCATGGTTCCTGGGCCCCCCAGTTCCGTGTGGCTCTTCTCTAGAGGGGCCCTGACCCCCTTGAATCAGCTCTGTCCTTGGCGGGACAGTCCCTCCCTGCTGGCAGTCTCTTCTCGTTGGCTCCCTCGACCTGCTATCTCCTCTGAAAGCCTGGCTGATCAGGAGTGGGGGCTCCCCGCACATTGGGGAGCTTGCCCTTTACccccagggctgctgctgcctgGATATCTGGGACCCCAAATCAGGCTCTGGAGACGCTGCTACCTGAGGGGAAGGCCTGAGGTCCAG ATGGGACTCTCAGCTCCCACGATCTCTGGCCTTCAGGCTGAGCTAGCCCATCTTCAGGAGTTATTAAGGAAATGGACACCAAGAATATCTCCTGAGGATCACTccaagaaaagaaatccaaataccATTATGTCCCAGTCCCGTTGA
- the MTMR11 gene encoding myotubularin-related protein 11 isoform X1, with translation MWWGGRGQSFNVTPQKEEPEMGLSGPKSVQGSGMPEPRSHQLGSCLASGCLPGEQILAWAPGVRKGLEPELPGTLICSNLRVTFQPCGWQRSEETPLSSEYDFSLANIGRLEAVNGLSRVQLLRPGSLLKFIPEEILIHGQDFRLLRVGFEAGGLEPQAFQVTMAIVQARAQNSQAQQYAGITLSKAGQSSGSRKPPIPLLETSEDWEIERKKQGARGWRVSTVNERFDVATSLPRYFWVPNRTLDSEVRRAFGHFHQSRGPRLSWHHPGGSDLLRSGGFYTASDPNKDDIRVVESMLQAGHSDVVLVDTMDELPSLADVQLAHLRLRALCLPDSPVAEDKWLSALDGTRWLDYVRSCLRKASDISVLVTSRVRSVVLQERGDRDFNGLLSSLVQLLSAPEARTLLGFQSLVQREWVAAGHPFLTRLGGTGASEEAPVFLLFLDCVWQLLQQSPAEFEFSEFFLLALHDSVRVPDTLTFLRDTPWERGKQSGQFNTYTQVYTAGYTQPPAGNSVNPQLSVWDWDLRYSKEQILQFHNLGYDPEHCPDSWLPRQQPSFMVPGPPSSVWLFSRGALTPLNQLCPWRDSPSLLAVSSRWLPRPAISSESLADQEWGLPAHWGACPLPPGLLLPGYLGPQIRLWRRCYLRGRPEVQMGLSAPTISGLQAELAHLQELLRKWTPRISPEDHSKKRNPNTIMSQSR, from the exons GGGAGCAGATCCTAGCATGGGCCCCAGGGGTGAGGAAAGGGTTGGAACCTGAACTGCCTGGAACCCTGATCTGCAGCAACCTGAGGGTCACCTTCCAGCCCTGTGGATGGCAGCGGAGTGAG GAGACTCCCCTGAGCAGTGAGTATGATTTTTCCCTGGCCAACATTGGGCGATTAGAGGCTG TGAATGGCCTGTCCCGAGTCCAGCTCCTCCGTCCAGGGTCCCTGCTTAAATTTATCCCTGAGGAGATTCTGATTCATGGCCAAGACTTCCGGCTACTCAGAGTTGGTTTTGAGGCTGGAGGACTAGAGCCACAGGCCTTTCAG GTGACCATGGCCATTGTCCAAGCCAGAGCTCAGAACAGTCAAGCCCAACAGTATGCAGGGATAACCCTGAGCAAGGCTG GCCAGAGTTCTGGTTCCAGAAAACCACCTATTCCCCTCTTGGAGACATCAGAAGACTGGGAGATTGAGCGGAAAAAGCagggggccaggggctggagggtcaGCACTGTCAACGAGAGGTTCGACGTAGCCACCAG CCTCCCCCGTTACTTCTGGGTCCCTAACCGAACTCTGGACAGTGAGGTCAGGAGAGCATTTGGCCACTTCCATCAGAGCCGTGGACCG CGCCTGTCCTGGCATCACCCTGGGGGTAGTGATCTTCTCCGCTCTGGTGGCTTCTATACAGCCAGTGACCCCAACAAGGATGATATCAG AGTAGTGGAGTCGATGCTCCAGGCTGGGCATTCAGACGTTGTCCTGGTAGACACTATGGATGAGCTCCCCAGTCTTGCAGACGTCCAACTTGCCCACCTGAGGCTGAGGGCCCTCTGCCTACCTG ATTCACCTGTGGCTGAGGATAAATGGCTCTCAGCTCTGGATGGAACACGATGGTTGGACTACGTCAG GTCTTGTCTTCGAAAGGCCAGTGACATCTCAGTCTTAGTGACATCCAGGGTTCGCTCTGTAGTACTTCAAG AGCGCGGTGATCGTGATTTCAATGGCCTCCTCTCTTCACTCGTCCAGCTGCTTTCAGCCCCTGAAGCCCGGACACTGCTTGGCTTCCAATCACTAGTGCAGCGAGAGTGGGTGGCAGCTGGACATCCTTTCCTGACCCGACTTGGGGGAACTGGGGCCAGTGAAGAG GCCCCAGTGTTTCTCCTCTTCCTTGATTGCGTCTGGCAGCTCCTCCAGCAGTCTCCAGCTGAGTTTGAATTCTCTGAGTTCTTCCTTCTTGCTCTTCATGACAGCGTCAGGGTTCCTGACACCCTTACATTCTTGAGAGACACTCCCTGGGAGCGTGGAAAGCAGAGTGGACAG TTCAACACCTATACCCAAGTCTATACTGCAGGGTACACCCAGCCCCCAGCTGGGAACTCTGTTAACCCACAGCTATCTGTCTGGGACTGGGACTTACGCTACAGCAAGGAACAGATACTACAGTTCCATAATCTTGGCTATGACCCAGAACACTGCCCAGATTCATGGCTCCCTAGACAGCAG CCAAGCTTCATGGTTCCTGGGCCCCCCAGTTCCGTGTGGCTCTTCTCTAGAGGGGCCCTGACCCCCTTGAATCAGCTCTGTCCTTGGCGGGACAGTCCCTCCCTGCTGGCAGTCTCTTCTCGTTGGCTCCCTCGACCTGCTATCTCCTCTGAAAGCCTGGCTGATCAGGAGTGGGGGCTCCCCGCACATTGGGGAGCTTGCCCTTTACccccagggctgctgctgcctgGATATCTGGGACCCCAAATCAGGCTCTGGAGACGCTGCTACCTGAGGGGAAGGCCTGAGGTCCAG ATGGGACTCTCAGCTCCCACGATCTCTGGCCTTCAGGCTGAGCTAGCCCATCTTCAGGAGTTATTAAGGAAATGGACACCAAGAATATCTCCTGAGGATCACTccaagaaaagaaatccaaataccATTATGTCCCAGTCCCGTTGA
- the MTMR11 gene encoding myotubularin-related protein 11 isoform X5, with amino-acid sequence MSPISFFSLQSETKDGMSFLLQVTMAIVQARAQNSQAQQYAGITLSKAGQSSGSRKPPIPLLETSEDWEIERKKQGARGWRVSTVNERFDVATSLPRYFWVPNRTLDSEVRRAFGHFHQSRGPRLSWHHPGGSDLLRSGGFYTASDPNKDDIRVVESMLQAGHSDVVLVDTMDELPSLADVQLAHLRLRALCLPDSPVAEDKWLSALDGTRWLDYVRSCLRKASDISVLVTSRVRSVVLQERGDRDFNGLLSSLVQLLSAPEARTLLGFQSLVQREWVAAGHPFLTRLGGTGASEEAPVFLLFLDCVWQLLQQSPAEFEFSEFFLLALHDSVRVPDTLTFLRDTPWERGKQSGQFNTYTQVYTAGYTQPPAGNSVNPQLSVWDWDLRYSKEQILQFHNLGYDPEHCPDSWLPRQQPSFMVPGPPSSVWLFSRGALTPLNQLCPWRDSPSLLAVSSRWLPRPAISSESLADQEWGLPAHWGACPLPPGLLLPGYLGPQIRLWRRCYLRGRPEVQMGLSAPTISGLQAELAHLQELLRKWTPRISPEDHSKKRNPNTIMSQSR; translated from the exons ATGAGccctatttccttcttttcacttCAGTCTGAGACAAAGGATGGGATGTCCTTTCTTCTACAGGTGACCATGGCCATTGTCCAAGCCAGAGCTCAGAACAGTCAAGCCCAACAGTATGCAGGGATAACCCTGAGCAAGGCTG GCCAGAGTTCTGGTTCCAGAAAACCACCTATTCCCCTCTTGGAGACATCAGAAGACTGGGAGATTGAGCGGAAAAAGCagggggccaggggctggagggtcaGCACTGTCAACGAGAGGTTCGACGTAGCCACCAG CCTCCCCCGTTACTTCTGGGTCCCTAACCGAACTCTGGACAGTGAGGTCAGGAGAGCATTTGGCCACTTCCATCAGAGCCGTGGACCG CGCCTGTCCTGGCATCACCCTGGGGGTAGTGATCTTCTCCGCTCTGGTGGCTTCTATACAGCCAGTGACCCCAACAAGGATGATATCAG AGTAGTGGAGTCGATGCTCCAGGCTGGGCATTCAGACGTTGTCCTGGTAGACACTATGGATGAGCTCCCCAGTCTTGCAGACGTCCAACTTGCCCACCTGAGGCTGAGGGCCCTCTGCCTACCTG ATTCACCTGTGGCTGAGGATAAATGGCTCTCAGCTCTGGATGGAACACGATGGTTGGACTACGTCAG GTCTTGTCTTCGAAAGGCCAGTGACATCTCAGTCTTAGTGACATCCAGGGTTCGCTCTGTAGTACTTCAAG AGCGCGGTGATCGTGATTTCAATGGCCTCCTCTCTTCACTCGTCCAGCTGCTTTCAGCCCCTGAAGCCCGGACACTGCTTGGCTTCCAATCACTAGTGCAGCGAGAGTGGGTGGCAGCTGGACATCCTTTCCTGACCCGACTTGGGGGAACTGGGGCCAGTGAAGAG GCCCCAGTGTTTCTCCTCTTCCTTGATTGCGTCTGGCAGCTCCTCCAGCAGTCTCCAGCTGAGTTTGAATTCTCTGAGTTCTTCCTTCTTGCTCTTCATGACAGCGTCAGGGTTCCTGACACCCTTACATTCTTGAGAGACACTCCCTGGGAGCGTGGAAAGCAGAGTGGACAG TTCAACACCTATACCCAAGTCTATACTGCAGGGTACACCCAGCCCCCAGCTGGGAACTCTGTTAACCCACAGCTATCTGTCTGGGACTGGGACTTACGCTACAGCAAGGAACAGATACTACAGTTCCATAATCTTGGCTATGACCCAGAACACTGCCCAGATTCATGGCTCCCTAGACAGCAG CCAAGCTTCATGGTTCCTGGGCCCCCCAGTTCCGTGTGGCTCTTCTCTAGAGGGGCCCTGACCCCCTTGAATCAGCTCTGTCCTTGGCGGGACAGTCCCTCCCTGCTGGCAGTCTCTTCTCGTTGGCTCCCTCGACCTGCTATCTCCTCTGAAAGCCTGGCTGATCAGGAGTGGGGGCTCCCCGCACATTGGGGAGCTTGCCCTTTACccccagggctgctgctgcctgGATATCTGGGACCCCAAATCAGGCTCTGGAGACGCTGCTACCTGAGGGGAAGGCCTGAGGTCCAG ATGGGACTCTCAGCTCCCACGATCTCTGGCCTTCAGGCTGAGCTAGCCCATCTTCAGGAGTTATTAAGGAAATGGACACCAAGAATATCTCCTGAGGATCACTccaagaaaagaaatccaaataccATTATGTCCCAGTCCCGTTGA
- the MTMR11 gene encoding myotubularin-related protein 11 isoform X4, translating to MWWGGRGQSFNVTPQKEEPEMGLSGPKSVQGSGMPEPRSHQLGSCLASGCLPGEQILAWAPGVRKGLEPELPGTLICSNLRVTFQPCGWQRSEETPLSSEYDFSLANIGRLEAVNGLSRVQLLRPGSLLKFIPEEILIHGQDFRLLRVGFEAGGLEPQAFQVTMAIVQARAQNSQAQQYAGITLSKAGQSSGSRKPPIPLLETSEDWEIERKKQGARGWRVSTVNERFDVATSLPRYFWVPNRTLDSEVRRAFGHFHQSRGPRLSWHHPGGSDLLRSGGFYTASDPNKDDIRVVESMLQAGHSDVVLVDTMDELPSLADVQLAHLRLRALCLPDSPVAEDKWLSALDGTRWLDYVRSCLRKASDISVLVTSRVRSVVLQERGDRDFNGLLSSLVQLLSAPEARTLLGFQSLVQREWVAAGHPFLTRLGGTGASEEAPVFLLFLDCVWQLLQQSPAEFEFSEFFLLALHDSVRVPDTLTFLRDTPWERGKQSGQFNTYTQVYTAGYTQPPAGNSVNPQLSVWDWDLRYSKEQILQFHNLGYDPEHCPDSWLPRQQGCCCLDIWDPKSGSGDAAT from the exons GGGAGCAGATCCTAGCATGGGCCCCAGGGGTGAGGAAAGGGTTGGAACCTGAACTGCCTGGAACCCTGATCTGCAGCAACCTGAGGGTCACCTTCCAGCCCTGTGGATGGCAGCGGAGTGAG GAGACTCCCCTGAGCAGTGAGTATGATTTTTCCCTGGCCAACATTGGGCGATTAGAGGCTG TGAATGGCCTGTCCCGAGTCCAGCTCCTCCGTCCAGGGTCCCTGCTTAAATTTATCCCTGAGGAGATTCTGATTCATGGCCAAGACTTCCGGCTACTCAGAGTTGGTTTTGAGGCTGGAGGACTAGAGCCACAGGCCTTTCAG GTGACCATGGCCATTGTCCAAGCCAGAGCTCAGAACAGTCAAGCCCAACAGTATGCAGGGATAACCCTGAGCAAGGCTG GCCAGAGTTCTGGTTCCAGAAAACCACCTATTCCCCTCTTGGAGACATCAGAAGACTGGGAGATTGAGCGGAAAAAGCagggggccaggggctggagggtcaGCACTGTCAACGAGAGGTTCGACGTAGCCACCAG CCTCCCCCGTTACTTCTGGGTCCCTAACCGAACTCTGGACAGTGAGGTCAGGAGAGCATTTGGCCACTTCCATCAGAGCCGTGGACCG CGCCTGTCCTGGCATCACCCTGGGGGTAGTGATCTTCTCCGCTCTGGTGGCTTCTATACAGCCAGTGACCCCAACAAGGATGATATCAG AGTAGTGGAGTCGATGCTCCAGGCTGGGCATTCAGACGTTGTCCTGGTAGACACTATGGATGAGCTCCCCAGTCTTGCAGACGTCCAACTTGCCCACCTGAGGCTGAGGGCCCTCTGCCTACCTG ATTCACCTGTGGCTGAGGATAAATGGCTCTCAGCTCTGGATGGAACACGATGGTTGGACTACGTCAG GTCTTGTCTTCGAAAGGCCAGTGACATCTCAGTCTTAGTGACATCCAGGGTTCGCTCTGTAGTACTTCAAG AGCGCGGTGATCGTGATTTCAATGGCCTCCTCTCTTCACTCGTCCAGCTGCTTTCAGCCCCTGAAGCCCGGACACTGCTTGGCTTCCAATCACTAGTGCAGCGAGAGTGGGTGGCAGCTGGACATCCTTTCCTGACCCGACTTGGGGGAACTGGGGCCAGTGAAGAG GCCCCAGTGTTTCTCCTCTTCCTTGATTGCGTCTGGCAGCTCCTCCAGCAGTCTCCAGCTGAGTTTGAATTCTCTGAGTTCTTCCTTCTTGCTCTTCATGACAGCGTCAGGGTTCCTGACACCCTTACATTCTTGAGAGACACTCCCTGGGAGCGTGGAAAGCAGAGTGGACAG TTCAACACCTATACCCAAGTCTATACTGCAGGGTACACCCAGCCCCCAGCTGGGAACTCTGTTAACCCACAGCTATCTGTCTGGGACTGGGACTTACGCTACAGCAAGGAACAGATACTACAGTTCCATAATCTTGGCTATGACCCAGAACACTGCCCAGATTCATGGCTCCCTAGACAGCAG ggctgctgctgcctgGATATCTGGGACCCCAAATCAGGCTCTGGAGACGCTGCTACCTGA